The following are encoded together in the Glycine max cultivar Williams 82 chromosome 8, Glycine_max_v4.0, whole genome shotgun sequence genome:
- the LOC100799988 gene encoding auxin-responsive protein SAUR71 produces the protein MDDVDESTKKGKGNKKGGGGLITKTWERCKSIGRGRKVTSSSTNTNTNTMRSKSWPRRDRENKNKNSTTIVAPEGCFSVYVGPQMQRFVIKTEYASHPLFKMLLEEAESEYGYNSQGPLALPCHVDVFYMVLMEMGSDETQTTPQGCACVKRSPSAYQPMKYQHSPSAYQPMKYRH, from the coding sequence atggatGATGTTGATGAGAGTACTAAGAAGGGAAAAGGGAATAAGAAAGGTGGTGGTGGGCTGATCACGAAAACATGGGAGCGATGCAAGTCCATAGGACGAGGCCGAAAGGTAACTTCTTCTTCAACTAATACTAATACTAATACTATGAGAAGCAAATCATGGCCAAGGCGTGAccgagaaaacaaaaacaaaaacagtacTACTATTGTGGCCCCCGAAGGTTGCTTCTCGGTGTATGTTGGACCCCAAATGCAAAGGTTTGTAATCAAAACCGAGTACGCAAGCCACCCCTTGTTCAAGATGTTGCTCGAAGAAGCTGAATCTGAGTATGGTTACAACAGCCAAGGCCCTTTGGCCCTTCCCTGCCACGTTGATGTCTTCTACATGGTCTTGATGGAAATGGGTTCTGATGAAACTCAAACCACTCCTCAGGGCTGTGCCTGCGTTAAGCGATCTCCCTCTGCTTATCAACCTATGAAGTACCAACACTCTCCCTCTGCTTATCAACCTATGAAGTACCGACACTGA
- the LOC100800517 gene encoding actin cytoskeleton-regulatory complex protein PAN1, protein MDQFPILLLLFVTSLFSCPFVLIAQSPSPIISHISVVGAVYCDTCSTSTFSKQSYFLQGVEVHIQCRFRATSPKTSEQISFSVNRTTDQYGVYKLDIPSVDGVNCMDGSTIVSLCQATLISSSTSTCNVPFLKSTTRQISVKSKQDNLCVYTLSGLSYKPPQKNTTLCGHDQQLQLPNSLNSSKCYFPWPQLPFPPLQSMPPIPSLPFPFPQYPPTPSTWLPPIPSLSHPPPSTWIPHIPPNIPQSQHQTP, encoded by the exons ATGGATCAATTTCctattctccttcttctttttgttaCATCTCTCTTCAGTTGCCCATTTGTGCTCATTGCTCAATCTCCAAGTCCAATTATCTCTCACATCAGTGTGGTGGGAGCTGTTTATTGTGATACCTGCTCCACCAGCACTTTCTCTAAACAGAGCTACTTCTTGCAAG GTGTTGAGGTTCACATACAGTGCAGATTTAGAGCAACCTCACCAAAAACTAGCGAGCAGATAAGCTTCTCAGTGAACAGAACCACAGACCAATATGGAGTGTACAAGTTGGACATACCATCGGTGGATGGAGTTAACTGCATGGATGGTTCAACAATTGTGTCACTCTGCCAAGCAACTTTGATAAGTAGCTCCACTTCCACTTGCAATGTTCCCTTTCTCAAGAGCACAACACGTCAGATATCAGTCAAATCAAAACAAGATAACCTGTGTGTATACACCTTGAGTGGCCTCAGTTACAAGCCACCTCAAAAGAACACTACCTTGTGTGGACATGATCAGCAATTGCAATTACCAAATTCTCTCAACTCCTCAAAATGCTACTTCCCTTGGCCTCAGCTACCATTCCCTCCTTTGCAATCAATGCCACCAATACCATCTCTGCCTTTCCCTTTCCCACAATATCCTCCAACCCCATCAACTTGGCTACCTCCTATCCCTTCCCTTTCTCATCCTCCACCCTCCACTTGGATCCCTCATATTCCGCCTAATATACCACAATCACAACACCAAACTCCCTAG
- the LOC100801070 gene encoding signal peptide peptidase-like 3 → MAFRGLGVLLVLLFVIGAGADDAKRDDDRAPKSESCNNPFQLVKVENWVDGEEGHIYNGVSARFGSVLPEKPDNSVKTPAIFADPLDCCSNSTSRLSGSVALCVRGGCDFTVKADFAQSVGATAMLVINDAQDLFEMVCSNSTEANISIPVVMITKSAGQSLNKSLTSGSKVEILLYAPPRPLVDFSVAFLWLMSIGTIVCASLWSDLTTPEKSDERYNELCPKESSNAETAKDDLDKEIVNIDSKGAVIFVIAASTFLVLLFFFMSSWFVWVLIVLFCIGGIEGMHNCIVSLTLRKCQNCGQKTVSLPLFGEISIFSLAVLLFCVAFAIFWAATRQESYSWIGQDILGICLMITVLQLARLPNIKVATVLLCCAFVYDIFWVFISPVIFHESVMIAVARGDKAGGEAIPMLLRFPRLFDPWGGYDMIGFGDILFPGLLISFAHRFDKDNRRGASNGYFLWLVVGYGIGLVLTYMGLYLMNGNGQPALLYLVPCTLGVTVILGCIRGELKSLWNYGTDSSLSTEPSGSEV, encoded by the exons ATGGCGTTTCGTGGTCTCGGTGTGTTGTTGGTGTTGTTGTTTGTGATTGGCGCGGGCGCCGACGATGCCAAACGCGACGACGACAGGGCTCCCAAGTCGGAATCCTGCAATAACCCCTTCCAACTG GTGAAGGTGGAGAACTGGGTGGATGGTGAGGAAGGGCATATTTATAATGGCGTCAGTGCTAGATTTGGGTCTGTGTTGCCGGAGAAACCTGACAACAGTGTGAAAACTCCAGCAATATTCGCTGATCCCTTAGACTGCTGTTCCAATTCAACTTCAAGGTTATCTGGCTCAGTTGCTCTCTGTGTGCGTGGGGGTTGTGACTTCACAGTTAAAGCTGATTTTGCACAGTCTGTAGGTGCTACTGCCATGTTGGTCATCAACGACGCACAAG ATCTCTTTGAGATGGTTTGCTCCAATAGCACTGAAGCTAATATTTCAATTCCAGTAGTCATGATAACAAAGTCAGCCGGACAAAGTCTCAACAAGTCTTTGACATCTGGAAGCAAAG TGGAAATTTTGTTATATGCTCCACCTCGGCCACTTGTAGACTTCTCAGTTGCATTTTTGTGGTTGATGTCTATTGGAACAATTGTATGTGCTTCACTATGGTCAGATCTAACTACCCCAGAGAAGTCTGATGAACGCTATAATGAATTGTGTCCCAAG GAATCTTCTAATGCGGAAACAGCAAAAGATGATTTGGACAAGGAAATTGTTAACATTGATTCAAAGGGTGCTGTCATATTTGTCATAGCAGCGTCTACCTTTCTTGTGCTATTGTTCTTCTTTATGTCATCTTGGTTTGTCTGGGTGCTGATTGTACTTTTCTGCATTGGTGGTATTGAG ggTATGCACAATTGTATTGTAAGCCTCACTTTAAG AAAATGCCAAAATTGTGGTCAGAAGACAGTGAGCTTACCTCTATTTGGGGAGATCTCTATTTTCTCACTGGCAGTATTGTTATTCTGTGTGGCATTTGCAATTTTCTGGGCTGCTACTCGACAGGAATCATATTCATGGATTGGCCAAGATATCCTT GGCATCTGTTTGATGATAACAGTCTTGCAGTTGGCTCGATTACCTAATATTAAG GTTGCAACTGTACTCCTTTGTTGTGCCTTTGTCTATGACATTTTTTGGGTATTCATATCTCCAGTGATTTTCCACGAGAGTGTTATGATTGCC GTTGCTCGAGGTGACAAGGCTGGTGGAGAAGCAATTCCTATGCTTTTGAGATTTCCTCGTCTTTTTGATCCCTGGGGAGGTTATGACATGATTGGATTTGGAGATATTCTGTTTCCTGGTTTGCTTATTTCCTTTGCTCATAG ATTTGACAAAGATAATAGGAGGGGAGCATCAAATGGATATTTTCTTTGGTTGGTAGTTGGCTATGGCATTG gCCTCGTTTTGACATATATGGGACTATATCTGATGAATGGAAATGGACAACCTGCACTTCTCTACCTTGTTCCATGCACACTAG GTGTCACAGTCATATTGGGATGTATAAGAGGTGAGTTGAAGAGCCTTTGGAATTATGGCACAGACTCATCGTTGTCCACAGAGCCCTCTGGCTCTGAAGTTTAA
- the GMR2 gene encoding ras-related protein RABA5d-like translates to MSGSEDEGGEEYLFKIVIIGDSAVGKSNLLSRYARNEFNMHSKATIGVEFQTQCLEIDSKEVKAQIWDTAGQERFRAVTSAYYRGAVGALIVYDISRRTTFDSVGRWLDELKTHCDTTVAMMLVGNKCDLENIRAVSIDEGKSLAEAEGLFFMETSALDSTNVKMAFEMVIREIYNNVSRKVLNSETYKAELSVNRVSLVNNGAATSKQNQTYFSCCSR, encoded by the exons ATGTCTGGTTCGGAGGACGAGGGAGGAGAAGAGTACCTCTTCAAGATCGTCATAATCGGAGACTCCGCGGTGGGGAAATCGAACCTGCTGTCCCGCTACGCCCGGAACGAGTTCAACATGCACTCCAAGGCCACCATAGGCGTCGAGTTCCAGACTCAGTGCTTGGAAATCGACTCCAAGGAAGTCAAGGCTCAGATTTGGGACACCGCCGGCCAAGAGCGATTCCGCGCCGTCACCTCCGCCTACTACCGCGGCGCTGTCGGCGCCCTCATTGTCTACGACATCTCCCGCCGCACCACCTTCGATAGCGTCGGTCGCTGGCTCGACGAGCTTAAAA CTCACTGCGATACAACGGTGGCAATGATGCTAGTGGGGAACAAATGTGACTTGGAGAATATAAGGGCGGTGAGCATTGACGAGGGGAAAAGCCTTGCGGAAGCGGAAGGTTTGTTTTTCATGGAAACGTCAGCGTTGGACTCGACAAACGTGAAGATGGCATTTGAGATGGTAATTCGAGAGATATACAACAACGTGAGCAGGAAGGTTCTCAACTCCGAAACATACAAGGCAGAGTTATCTGTCAACAGGGTCAGCCTCGTCAACAATGGTGCTGCTACATCTAAGCAAAATCAAACCTACTTTTCTTGTTGTTCCCGATGA
- the LOC100802145 gene encoding pirin-like protein has product MFTYTTHLPNTLFMRAISHHLSLLNWRISTSRSLFSLRNTCTNTMSQSDNSSPFTTPRLVLKKVLAKSQHEGDGAVVRRGIGRSELKNLDPFLMLDHFSVSPPAGFPDHPHRGFETVTYMLEGGITHQDFAGHKGTIRAGDVQWMTAGRGIIHSEMPAEANNNKGLQLWINLSSRDKMIEPNYQELPSENIATAEKDGVEVRVIAGEAMGVHSPVYTRTPTMYLVFSMMPKTQWNQSIPESWNAFVYIIEGEGVFGSPTSSPTVPHHVLVLTQGDGLSVWNNSSKPLRFVLIGGQPLNEPVVQHGPFVMNTQSEIENTIEDYHYGRNGFEMSKYWMSQ; this is encoded by the exons ATGTTCACATACACAACACACCTACCTAATACCTTGTTTATGAGAGCTATAAGTCACCACCTTTCACTGCTCAATTGGAGAATCTCTACCTCACGATCTCTTTTTTCTCTGAGAAATACTTGTACCAATACCATGTCTCAATCTGATAATTCCTCTCCTTTTACCACACCCAGATTGGTTCTCAAGAAGGTTTTGGCCAAATCTCAACATGAAGGGGATGGAGCTGTTGTCAGAAGAGGCATTGGAAG gagCGAGTTGAAGAACTTGGATCCCTTCCTAATGTTGGATCACTTCTCAG TATCTCCCCCAGCAGGATTTCCCGATCATCCACACCGAG gtTTTGAAACCGTCACCTACATGCTAGAG GGAGGCATCACTCACCAAGATTTTGCTGGGCACAAGGGTACAATAAGAGCTGGTGATGTTCAG TGGATGACCGCAGGAAGGGGAATAATTCACTCTGAAATGCCAGCAGAAGCAAACAACAACAAGGGATTGCAACTGTGGATCAATTTATCATCCAGGGACAAAAT GATCGAGCCTAATTACCAAGAACTTCCAAGTGAGAACATAGCAACAGCAGAAAAAGATGGGGTTGAAGTGAGAGTGATAGCAGGGGAAGCAATGGGAGTGCATTCGCCTGTGTACACACGAACACCAACCATGTACCTTGTTTTCTCCATGATGCCCAAAACTCAGTGGAATCAGAGCATTCCAGAGTCGTGGAATGCCtttgtttatataattgaaGGTGAAGGAGTTTTCGGGTCTCCAACATCATCCCCAACTGTGCCACACCATGTCCTTGTTTTGACTCAAGGTGATGGCCTCAGCGTATGGAATAACTCTTCAAAGCCTTTGAGATTTGTTCTGATTGGAGGCCAACCACTTAATGAGCCAGTTGTTCAGCATGGCCCTTTTGTGATGAACACGCAGTCTGAGATTGAGAACACAATTGAAGACTAtcactatggcaggaatggctTTGAGATGAGCAAGTATTGGATGTCTCAATAG